The following are encoded in a window of Limibacter armeniacum genomic DNA:
- the aroA gene encoding 3-phosphoshikimate 1-carboxyvinyltransferase: MSRVKVTHPTAKIDVTIPLTSSKSESNRALIIQALAEGGIELKNLAEARDTQTMIRLLASEEQTLDVLDAGTTMRFLTAWSVATGRDTIMTGTERMQERPIAILAEALKELGGDVEYLGKEGYPPLRIKGFKQKTNQISVKGDVSSQYISALLMIAPVLPEGLELKLLGEVASRPYIEMTLQLMTSFGVDWKWDGDTITVAHQAYQAGTFTVESDWSGASYWYSIAALAKDAKIKLLNLREESLQGDSAIVEIMEKLGVNSTFDAEGVLLTKGTISEDFDYDFTHCPDLAQTIVALCAALGVKARLTGLKSLRIKETDRIQALYNEVKKLGTTIEVIGDDEIIVPVGQLKFPEGVTVDTYEDHRMAMAFAPLALVHPVVIEEPDVVKKSYPRYWEHLELAGFEVE; the protein is encoded by the coding sequence ATGAGTCGAGTAAAAGTAACCCACCCGACAGCAAAAATTGATGTAACAATTCCATTGACTTCGTCGAAGAGTGAAAGTAACCGTGCATTGATTATTCAGGCATTAGCCGAAGGAGGAATTGAATTGAAAAACCTTGCAGAAGCAAGGGATACACAAACCATGATTCGCTTGCTGGCTTCAGAGGAACAAACCTTGGATGTATTGGATGCTGGTACAACTATGCGCTTTTTGACTGCATGGAGTGTTGCTACAGGTCGTGATACAATCATGACAGGAACCGAACGTATGCAAGAGCGCCCGATTGCTATTTTGGCAGAAGCCTTAAAAGAATTGGGAGGAGACGTTGAGTACTTGGGGAAAGAAGGATATCCTCCATTACGTATCAAGGGGTTTAAGCAGAAAACCAACCAGATCTCAGTAAAAGGAGATGTAAGTAGCCAGTATATTTCTGCTTTGTTAATGATTGCTCCGGTATTGCCAGAAGGGCTTGAACTGAAGCTTCTGGGAGAAGTGGCTTCTCGTCCATACATTGAGATGACATTGCAACTGATGACGTCATTTGGCGTTGATTGGAAATGGGATGGGGATACCATTACTGTCGCTCATCAAGCTTATCAAGCTGGAACTTTTACGGTAGAGTCCGATTGGTCTGGAGCTAGTTATTGGTACAGTATAGCCGCTTTGGCGAAAGATGCCAAGATCAAACTCTTGAACCTACGTGAGGAGTCGTTGCAAGGAGATAGTGCCATAGTTGAGATTATGGAGAAGCTGGGGGTAAACTCTACTTTTGATGCAGAAGGTGTACTGTTGACAAAAGGGACTATTTCTGAAGACTTTGATTACGACTTTACACATTGTCCTGATTTAGCACAGACAATCGTCGCACTTTGCGCTGCTTTAGGTGTGAAGGCTCGTTTAACAGGGTTAAAGAGTTTGAGAATAAAGGAGACAGACCGAATTCAGGCACTTTATAATGAGGTGAAGAAATTAGGTACTACCATTGAAGTGATTGGTGATGACGAAATTATTGTACCTGTAGGACAGTTGAAATTTCCTGAAGGAGTTACGGTAGATACTTACGAAGATCACCGTATGGCAATGGCATTTGCACCACTGGCTCTTGTGCATCCTGTTGTTATTGAAGAACCTGATGTGGTAAAGAAATCATATCCTAGATATTGGGAACATCTTGAACTGGCAGGGTTCGAGGTTGAATAA
- the lipB gene encoding lipoyl(octanoyl) transferase LipB, which translates to MEINKKTEVRNLGTVSYKEAWDYQTELFEETVQQKLENRRRSDRGEAEVTTKNYLLFCEHPHVYTLGKSGKENHLLLNESGLKENHVEFFKINRGGDITYHGPGQIVVYPILDLDHFFTDIHKYMRYLEEAVILTLADYNIQAGRIEGLTGVWIDFEEGKTNPRKICAMGVKTSRWVTMHGLAFNVNTDLSYFGNIVPCGISDKAVTSLEQELGRQVPIEEVRVRLQNHIATLFEMEIIEPTK; encoded by the coding sequence ATGGAAATAAATAAAAAGACAGAAGTAAGGAACCTTGGTACAGTCAGCTATAAAGAAGCTTGGGATTATCAGACTGAATTGTTTGAAGAAACAGTACAGCAGAAACTGGAGAACAGGCGCAGAAGTGATAGAGGGGAAGCTGAGGTTACGACTAAGAACTATTTGTTATTTTGTGAGCATCCGCATGTATATACATTAGGGAAAAGTGGTAAAGAAAACCATTTGTTGCTGAATGAAAGTGGGTTGAAGGAGAATCATGTTGAGTTTTTCAAAATCAACAGAGGTGGTGATATTACGTATCATGGTCCGGGGCAAATTGTAGTTTACCCGATTTTGGATTTGGACCATTTCTTTACAGATATCCACAAGTACATGCGTTATCTGGAAGAAGCTGTTATCCTGACATTAGCGGACTATAATATTCAAGCTGGTAGAATTGAAGGCTTGACAGGTGTTTGGATAGACTTTGAGGAAGGGAAGACCAACCCTAGAAAGATATGTGCAATGGGGGTGAAAACGAGCAGATGGGTAACCATGCACGGATTGGCATTTAATGTTAACACAGACCTTTCTTATTTTGGAAATATAGTGCCTTGTGGTATTTCAGATAAAGCAGTTACCTCTTTGGAGCAAGAGTTAGGGAGACAGGTGCCGATAGAAGAAGTAAGAGTAAGACTGCAAAATCATATTGCCACACTTTTTGAAATGGAAATAATTGAACCTACAAAATAA
- a CDS encoding cyclase family protein, which yields MIVSVELNQTTHSFQLDCPIDISIPIQEGSQNPNCYYAAPVRIETIRMGSFVGSIADGGSCEYKQLTITPHGNGTHTECLTHVAGGDLTINKALTKGHFVAQLLTIEPETVGEDMVLTFEAFMAAWQNIEVEAVVIRSLPNTADKQQKQYSGTNPPYLSHQIGVFLAEKGVKHLLVDLPSVDKEVDGGQLKMHKAFWCLPESPREDATITELIYVPDKVKDGLYLLNLQILNLVSDASPSRPVLYPEVLK from the coding sequence ATGATTGTATCTGTAGAACTGAACCAAACAACACATTCTTTTCAATTAGATTGCCCAATAGATATTTCTATTCCAATTCAGGAAGGAAGCCAAAATCCCAATTGCTATTATGCAGCTCCTGTAAGAATTGAGACAATCCGGATGGGGTCATTTGTAGGAAGTATAGCAGATGGCGGAAGCTGTGAGTACAAACAATTGACGATTACACCTCACGGAAATGGTACGCACACAGAATGTCTTACACATGTGGCAGGGGGTGATCTAACCATAAATAAAGCATTAACAAAAGGACATTTTGTAGCCCAACTTCTGACAATAGAACCAGAAACTGTAGGTGAGGATATGGTATTGACCTTTGAGGCTTTTATGGCAGCATGGCAAAATATTGAAGTGGAGGCAGTAGTAATAAGGTCATTACCAAATACTGCTGATAAACAGCAAAAACAATATTCAGGAACAAACCCTCCATATCTTTCTCATCAGATAGGCGTGTTTTTAGCAGAAAAAGGAGTGAAACATCTTCTAGTAGATTTGCCGTCGGTAGATAAAGAAGTGGATGGAGGTCAACTAAAGATGCATAAGGCTTTTTGGTGTTTACCAGAGAGTCCAAGAGAGGATGCTACAATCACAGAACTGATATATGTCCCCGATAAGGTAAAAGATGGGTTGTACTTGCTCAACCTTCAAATTCTTAACTTGGTATCAGATGCAAGCCCTTCAAGACCTGTGTTATACCCCGAGGTACTGAAATGA
- a CDS encoding UDP-glucuronic acid decarboxylase family protein, with amino-acid sequence MKRVLITGAAGFLGSHLCDRFLKEGFHVIGMDNFLTGSADNIEHLFPNKNFEFYHHDVTKFVHVPGDLDYILHFASPASPIDYLQMPIQTLKVGSLGPYNLLGLARVKNARFVIASTSEIYGDPNVHPQPESYWGNVNPIGPRGVYDEAKRFQEAITMAYHTFHGVNTGIVRIFNTYGPRMRLDDGRALPAFMSQALRGEDITVFGDGSQTRSFCYVDDLVDGIFKLTMSDYHDPVNIGNPQEITIKEFAEEIVELIETNSKVVYQPLPKDDPKQRRPDISRAKEVLGWEPKVQRSEGLKITLEYFKEKVNPKVGV; translated from the coding sequence ATGAAAAGAGTGCTAATTACGGGAGCTGCTGGGTTTTTGGGTTCTCACCTATGTGATCGTTTCCTGAAAGAGGGTTTCCATGTGATCGGAATGGACAACTTCCTGACAGGAAGTGCTGATAATATAGAACACCTGTTCCCTAATAAGAATTTTGAATTTTACCACCATGATGTAACTAAGTTTGTTCATGTTCCTGGTGACCTAGACTACATATTACATTTTGCATCTCCTGCTAGCCCAATAGACTACTTGCAGATGCCTATTCAAACATTGAAGGTTGGTTCATTGGGTCCATATAATCTTTTAGGGTTGGCTAGAGTAAAAAATGCTCGTTTTGTAATTGCCTCTACTTCGGAAATCTATGGAGATCCAAACGTACATCCACAACCAGAGTCTTATTGGGGAAATGTAAACCCGATCGGTCCTAGAGGGGTATATGATGAGGCGAAACGTTTTCAGGAAGCAATTACTATGGCATATCATACATTCCATGGTGTAAATACTGGTATTGTAAGGATCTTCAATACTTATGGCCCTAGAATGCGTTTGGATGATGGTAGAGCTTTACCAGCGTTTATGAGTCAGGCACTTAGAGGAGAGGATATTACTGTATTTGGAGATGGAAGTCAGACACGTTCCTTCTGCTATGTAGATGACTTGGTTGATGGTATATTCAAGCTTACGATGAGTGATTACCATGACCCTGTCAATATTGGTAACCCTCAAGAAATTACAATCAAAGAATTTGCTGAAGAAATTGTAGAGCTTATTGAAACAAATAGCAAAGTAGTCTATCAGCCACTTCCTAAGGATGATCCAAAACAGAGAAGACCAGATATCAGCAGAGCAAAAGAAGTATTGGGTTGGGAGCCAAAAGTGCAACGCTCAGAAGGATTAAAAATCACGCTTGAGTACTTCAAGGAGAAAGTAAACCCTAAAGTAGGCGTTTAA
- a CDS encoding UDP-glucose dehydrogenase family protein: MKIAVVGTGYVGLVSGTCFAETGNHVICVDNNEEKVDKLTNGRLTIYEPGLELLFHRNTKEGRLTFTTNLEEAVRESEIIFLALPTPPGEDGSADLSYVLGVAEELGHIIRDYKVIVDKSTVPVGTAEKVTAAIAKHAKVDFDVVSNPEFLREGVAVDDFMKPDRVVIGTSSERAKKVMHRLYEPFVRQGNPVYFMDERSAEMTKYAANSYLATRITFMNEIANLCEKLGANVDMVRIGMGSDSRIGKRFLFPGVGYGGSCFPKDVQALAKTARENDYDFRLLHSVMDVNDQQKFVLANKIKRHYGENLSGKTVAIWGLAFKPNTDDIREAPAIYIIEELLKAGAKVRAYDPEATENMQKIFGDQVDFVDHRYDALKDADCLAIITEWSIFRTPDFEYMGELMKEKVIFDGRNLYHLEDMKASGFFYNSIGRNEVPNKQVQTQF; this comes from the coding sequence ATGAAAATTGCTGTTGTAGGAACAGGATACGTTGGCTTGGTATCCGGAACATGTTTTGCCGAGACTGGTAATCATGTAATTTGTGTTGACAATAATGAGGAAAAAGTAGATAAGCTTACAAACGGACGTCTGACAATTTATGAACCAGGTTTGGAGCTTCTTTTTCACAGAAACACAAAAGAAGGCCGTTTGACATTCACAACTAATCTTGAAGAAGCGGTTCGTGAATCTGAAATCATTTTCCTTGCATTGCCAACACCTCCAGGTGAAGATGGTTCTGCAGACCTATCGTATGTTTTAGGTGTAGCTGAAGAACTGGGGCATATTATCAGGGACTATAAGGTAATTGTAGATAAAAGTACAGTACCAGTAGGTACTGCGGAGAAAGTAACTGCTGCAATTGCTAAGCATGCAAAAGTAGATTTTGATGTTGTGTCAAATCCGGAATTTTTGCGTGAAGGTGTAGCTGTAGATGACTTTATGAAGCCTGATCGTGTAGTGATTGGTACTTCTTCTGAGCGGGCAAAGAAAGTAATGCACAGGCTATATGAGCCATTCGTACGTCAGGGTAACCCTGTATACTTTATGGATGAGCGTAGTGCAGAAATGACAAAGTATGCAGCTAACTCTTATCTAGCTACACGTATTACATTCATGAATGAGATTGCGAACCTTTGTGAGAAATTGGGCGCAAATGTAGATATGGTTCGTATTGGTATGGGTAGCGATAGCCGTATCGGTAAGAGATTCTTGTTCCCAGGTGTTGGGTATGGAGGGTCTTGTTTCCCTAAAGATGTTCAGGCATTGGCAAAAACAGCAAGGGAAAATGATTATGACTTCAGATTGCTACACTCTGTGATGGATGTCAATGATCAACAAAAGTTTGTGTTGGCAAATAAAATCAAGAGACACTATGGTGAGAACCTGAGTGGAAAAACAGTGGCTATTTGGGGCTTGGCATTCAAACCGAATACAGATGATATTCGTGAAGCTCCAGCAATTTATATCATTGAGGAGTTATTGAAAGCAGGTGCAAAAGTGAGAGCTTATGACCCTGAAGCAACAGAGAATATGCAAAAAATCTTTGGTGATCAGGTAGACTTTGTGGACCATCGTTATGACGCTCTGAAAGATGCAGATTGCTTGGCTATTATTACTGAATGGAGCATATTCCGTACACCGGATTTTGAATATATGGGAGAGTTGATGAAGGAGAAAGTGATCTTTGACGGTCGTAACCTTTATCATTTGGAAGACATGAAAGCATCAGGGTTCTTCTATAACAGTATAGGTAGAAATGAAGTGCCTAATAAACAAGTACAGACGCAGTTCTAA
- a CDS encoding L-threonylcarbamoyladenylate synthase: MAEFLRINPDNPQERKLEEVVDVLRAGGLVIYPTDTVYGIGCDLYNQNAVKRLCQWKGINPKKMNLSFICYDLSDITNYVRGMDTPVFRVLKKALPGPFTFIMEASSKVPKIVGVKKKQVGIRVPDHNIPRELVRLLGNPIITSSLKTSDEILEYPTDPELIAEDFGNDVDLVIDGGAGHNMASTVVDCTSGDFEVLRKGLGDIELYY, encoded by the coding sequence ATGGCAGAATTTTTACGAATCAATCCCGATAATCCTCAGGAAAGGAAACTAGAAGAAGTAGTGGATGTATTACGGGCAGGAGGGCTTGTTATTTATCCTACTGACACTGTTTATGGCATAGGTTGCGATCTATACAATCAAAATGCTGTAAAAAGGCTATGTCAATGGAAGGGGATCAACCCTAAGAAAATGAACTTGTCCTTTATATGTTATGACCTTTCTGACATTACAAATTATGTGAGAGGAATGGATACACCAGTATTCCGTGTATTGAAAAAAGCTTTGCCAGGGCCTTTTACCTTTATTATGGAAGCCAGCAGCAAAGTACCAAAGATTGTAGGGGTAAAAAAGAAGCAGGTTGGTATCAGGGTGCCAGATCATAATATTCCAAGAGAGTTGGTAAGGTTGCTAGGCAATCCAATTATTACATCTTCATTGAAGACTTCAGACGAAATATTGGAATACCCAACAGATCCTGAGCTGATCGCTGAAGATTTTGGTAATGATGTAGACTTGGTAATTGATGGTGGAGCAGGGCATAATATGGCTTCCACTGTAGTAGATTGTACCTCTGGAGATTTTGAAGTACTGCGGAAAGGACTAGGTGATATTGAGTTATATTATTAA
- a CDS encoding GNAT family N-acetyltransferase codes for MEVFSMHVPNLKTSEKNSIIIYKNSMKCHMKNLIKIPVKTTYLEMHTRPQHIVTATPENVNIEEWNYPTASEYLEIYRKVGSPWGWTGRLLLSETELNAELKSAHNKIFRIFHQNHFAGFIEFSQWDTSEPEILYFGLLQAFTGKGIGGFFLKWGIMKAWNNPITKLWLHTCEYDHPNALNVYQKVGFEIKEVQTSYEYYDDAFLEEWKKQHS; via the coding sequence ATGGAGGTATTTTCAATGCATGTGCCGAATTTAAAAACTTCTGAAAAAAATTCAATTATAATCTACAAGAATTCAATGAAATGTCACATGAAAAATTTGATTAAAATACCTGTAAAAACTACGTATCTTGAGATGCATACCCGTCCACAACATATTGTAACCGCTACACCTGAAAATGTAAATATAGAAGAATGGAATTATCCTACAGCATCTGAGTATTTGGAAATTTACAGAAAAGTAGGGTCTCCTTGGGGGTGGACTGGAAGACTTTTACTGTCTGAAACAGAGCTAAACGCTGAACTCAAAAGTGCACACAATAAAATTTTCAGAATTTTTCATCAAAACCATTTCGCTGGGTTTATTGAATTTTCGCAATGGGACACGAGTGAACCAGAAATACTGTACTTCGGTTTACTTCAAGCTTTCACAGGAAAAGGAATAGGTGGATTTTTCCTGAAATGGGGAATTATGAAAGCATGGAATAATCCAATAACAAAACTGTGGCTTCATACTTGTGAATATGACCACCCCAATGCACTGAACGTTTACCAAAAGGTTGGATTTGAAATAAAAGAGGTTCAAACTTCCTATGAATACTATGATGATGCTTTTTTGGAAGAATGGAAGAAGCAGCACTCATAA
- a CDS encoding magnesium chelatase, giving the protein MNYREIPTDQLLKIKTLGELKAAGYQPKTIKQELRQNLIIALREGRGVFDGIHGYEETVIPELQRAILSSHDINLLGLRGQAKTRLARMMINLLDEYIPYISGSELNDDPLRPLSRYGRDMVEEKGDDTPIAWMYRSERYAEKLATPDVSVADLIGDVDPIKAANLKLSYADERVIHFGLIPRSNRCLFVINELPDLQARIQVALFNILEEGDIQIRGFKLRLPLDIQFVFTANPEDYTNRGSIVTPLKDRIASQIITHYPESIEIGKKITQQEADVKPEQAEMVEVNEIARDLIEQIAFEARESEYVDEKSGVSARLTISAYENLLSAAERRALINGETHTHVRVSDFWGVLPAITGKVELVYEGEQEGAGIVAQNLIGKSIRTMFLKFFPDPEKEKKKEQNVYKELLDWFEEGEGVDLLNDASNKVYSDTLKGIRGLSGIIKKKYSKATEAEQLFMMEFVLHGLAEYSMLSKKMLVSGVHFKDLFSSMFSLPGEEDDE; this is encoded by the coding sequence ATGAACTACAGAGAAATTCCTACAGATCAATTGCTCAAGATAAAAACACTTGGTGAGCTTAAAGCCGCAGGTTATCAACCAAAGACCATTAAGCAGGAGCTCAGGCAGAACCTGATCATTGCCTTGCGAGAAGGTAGAGGTGTTTTTGATGGAATACATGGTTATGAGGAAACCGTTATACCTGAGCTACAAAGAGCAATTCTATCTTCGCATGACATCAACTTGTTGGGTTTAAGGGGACAGGCTAAAACCCGCTTGGCTCGTATGATGATCAATCTGTTGGATGAGTATATCCCTTATATTTCAGGTTCTGAGCTGAACGATGATCCACTACGACCACTTTCTCGATATGGTAGAGATATGGTGGAAGAAAAGGGCGATGATACTCCAATTGCTTGGATGTACCGAAGCGAGCGTTATGCGGAGAAGTTGGCAACTCCAGATGTTTCGGTCGCCGACCTTATTGGTGATGTAGACCCTATCAAAGCCGCAAACCTGAAGTTGTCTTATGCTGATGAGCGCGTAATACATTTCGGTTTGATTCCTCGATCAAATCGTTGCCTTTTTGTTATCAATGAATTACCGGACTTACAGGCAAGAATACAGGTGGCACTTTTCAATATTTTGGAAGAAGGTGATATCCAAATCAGGGGTTTTAAGCTAAGACTCCCTTTGGATATACAATTTGTGTTTACGGCAAACCCAGAAGATTACACTAATCGGGGAAGTATTGTAACGCCTTTGAAAGACCGTATTGCAAGCCAGATTATTACGCATTATCCTGAAAGTATTGAGATTGGTAAGAAAATTACGCAGCAGGAAGCGGATGTGAAACCTGAGCAGGCTGAAATGGTGGAGGTCAATGAAATCGCAAGAGATTTGATTGAACAAATAGCCTTTGAGGCAAGGGAAAGCGAATATGTAGATGAAAAAAGTGGGGTGTCAGCTCGATTGACAATTTCTGCTTATGAAAACTTGCTTAGCGCGGCTGAAAGGCGGGCATTAATTAATGGAGAAACTCACACACATGTCAGGGTTTCGGACTTTTGGGGAGTGTTGCCAGCAATTACGGGAAAGGTAGAGTTAGTATATGAAGGTGAACAGGAAGGTGCTGGTATTGTTGCACAAAATCTGATTGGAAAGTCTATACGGACAATGTTTTTGAAATTCTTCCCAGACCCCGAAAAGGAGAAAAAGAAAGAGCAAAATGTCTATAAAGAGTTGCTTGACTGGTTTGAAGAAGGTGAAGGAGTAGACTTGCTTAATGATGCAAGCAACAAAGTCTACAGCGATACCCTTAAAGGAATCAGAGGGCTTTCAGGTATCATCAAGAAGAAGTATAGCAAGGCTACAGAAGCAGAGCAGCTTTTCATGATGGAATTTGTTTTACATGGCTTGGCTGAGTACTCTATGCTGAGTAAGAAGATGCTTGTATCAGGTGTTCATTTTAAGGATTTATTCAGCAGTATGTTTTCACTTCCGGGTGAAGAAGATGATGAATAG
- a CDS encoding SDR family oxidoreductase, with product MKILLTGSTGYIGRRLLPVLVQNGHEVVCLVRDHRRFDIEDFDQEFLNKVKVIEADLLDSFTLNRLPRDIDAAYYLVHSMSSATGDFSDLERKAAENFVSYIDETKCQQIIYLGGICNDNDLSKHLTSRKQVEETLRTSKAALSVLRAAIIIGSGGASFEVIRDLVEKLPVMIAPKWVETRCQPIAIRNVIQYLDGVLLKKEAFNRVFDIGGPDILTYKQMLLAFANVRNLKRRIITVPVFTPRLSSYWLYFVTSTSFRLARNLVDSMHNEVTCLHEGIDDIVPIKKLSYREALELAFQRIEQNEVVSSWIDAIQGPIQKDFMDFIQVPKYGCFTDKRYFEFERNTEEVLDNIWGIGGERGWYYASWLWGLRGLMDRIVGGVGLRRGRRSPSDLKAGEALDFWRVLLADRKNKRLLLFAEMKLPGEAWLEFKIKENPFRKVLMQKATFRPLGIWGRLYWYLVYPMHIFIFPGMAKRLINYRDTPLTVITTNPA from the coding sequence ATGAAAATACTACTTACTGGCTCAACAGGTTATATCGGCAGAAGACTATTACCTGTATTGGTTCAAAACGGGCATGAGGTAGTATGTCTGGTAAGAGACCATCGCAGATTTGATATAGAAGACTTCGATCAGGAATTTCTGAACAAAGTAAAAGTAATTGAAGCCGATTTACTGGACAGTTTTACACTCAATCGCTTACCAAGAGATATAGATGCTGCTTATTACCTTGTCCATTCTATGAGTAGCGCTACTGGAGATTTCTCAGACCTGGAACGTAAAGCTGCCGAAAACTTTGTTTCCTATATTGACGAAACGAAATGTCAACAAATAATTTACTTAGGAGGTATTTGCAATGACAATGACCTCTCCAAACACCTCACTTCTCGTAAGCAAGTAGAAGAAACCCTTCGAACTTCAAAGGCAGCTCTCTCTGTACTAAGAGCTGCGATTATTATTGGATCAGGTGGTGCTTCATTTGAGGTCATCCGTGACTTGGTGGAAAAACTTCCTGTGATGATTGCTCCCAAATGGGTCGAAACACGTTGTCAACCTATCGCTATAAGAAATGTCATCCAATACCTTGATGGGGTCTTATTGAAAAAAGAAGCCTTTAACCGTGTATTTGATATTGGCGGGCCAGACATTCTTACCTATAAGCAAATGCTACTTGCGTTCGCTAATGTCAGGAACCTGAAACGTCGTATTATTACCGTTCCAGTCTTTACTCCAAGGTTGTCTTCTTATTGGTTATATTTTGTCACCTCCACATCGTTCCGTCTGGCTAGAAACCTAGTAGATAGTATGCACAATGAGGTGACATGTTTACATGAAGGAATAGATGACATTGTTCCGATCAAAAAGCTTTCCTATCGGGAAGCGTTAGAACTTGCCTTTCAGCGTATCGAGCAAAATGAAGTGGTTTCTAGTTGGATAGATGCCATACAAGGCCCAATACAAAAAGACTTTATGGACTTTATACAAGTTCCAAAGTATGGTTGTTTTACAGACAAAAGGTATTTCGAGTTTGAACGGAATACAGAAGAGGTACTTGACAATATATGGGGCATTGGTGGTGAACGAGGTTGGTATTATGCCAGTTGGTTATGGGGACTTCGTGGGCTTATGGATAGAATAGTAGGAGGGGTGGGGCTTAGACGAGGACGAAGAAGTCCTTCTGACTTAAAAGCAGGAGAGGCATTGGATTTTTGGCGAGTTCTACTAGCTGACAGAAAAAATAAAAGACTCTTACTTTTTGCAGAAATGAAGCTGCCTGGAGAAGCCTGGCTAGAATTTAAAATAAAGGAAAACCCTTTCCGAAAAGTTTTAATGCAAAAAGCAACTTTCCGACCTCTAGGTATTTGGGGCAGACTATATTGGTACTTAGTCTACCCAATGCATATTTTCATTTTCCCTGGAATGGCAAAGCGACTGATCAATTACAGAGACACTCCTTTGACAGTGATCACTACCAACCCAGCTTAA
- a CDS encoding DNA alkylation repair protein has translation MNYPIEALISQMRENANPNIAPSMKTYMKEQFEFFGIKSPERNALLKHFIETYGQPDYSELEEVVKVLWNQHERECQYVALELAKKQKRHFTIESLSWFEWMIVNKSWWDTVDAIASHLVGALFKRYPELVYPTVEKWMVSDNMWLKRTCLIFQLKYGKTTDEDLLFSCVQDLREVDDFFIRKAIGWALRQYAKTAPNTVVDFVARIPLKPLSEKEALKHIRSEN, from the coding sequence ATGAATTACCCAATAGAGGCACTAATCAGTCAGATGCGAGAAAATGCCAATCCTAATATTGCTCCTTCTATGAAAACCTATATGAAAGAGCAATTTGAGTTTTTTGGAATCAAATCTCCTGAAAGGAATGCGCTGCTGAAGCATTTTATAGAGACATATGGACAGCCTGATTATTCTGAACTGGAAGAGGTGGTAAAGGTATTGTGGAATCAGCATGAAAGGGAGTGCCAGTATGTGGCTTTGGAGTTGGCTAAAAAACAGAAGCGCCATTTTACCATAGAGTCATTGTCATGGTTTGAATGGATGATCGTAAACAAATCATGGTGGGATACAGTGGATGCAATTGCTTCCCATTTAGTAGGAGCACTGTTTAAGAGGTATCCCGAACTAGTTTATCCAACAGTGGAAAAATGGATGGTTTCTGATAACATGTGGCTTAAGCGGACTTGCTTGATTTTTCAACTGAAATATGGCAAAACTACTGATGAGGACTTACTTTTTTCCTGTGTTCAGGATTTACGTGAGGTGGATGACTTCTTTATTAGAAAAGCAATTGGTTGGGCACTCAGGCAGTATGCAAAAACAGCCCCTAATACAGTTGTAGATTTTGTGGCTCGTATTCCACTAAAACCCCTTAGTGAGAAAGAAGCCTTGAAACATATCAGGTCAGAAAATTAA
- a CDS encoding cysteine-rich CWC family protein, whose protein sequence is MQKHETKQCKRCGASFECKTGSITECQCYSVKLSREEGEYVAEQFEDCLCAACLHELKDEFKAKQKVDLKT, encoded by the coding sequence ATGCAAAAGCATGAGACAAAACAATGCAAACGGTGCGGAGCCTCTTTTGAATGCAAAACCGGTTCAATTACAGAATGCCAATGCTATTCGGTGAAATTATCACGTGAAGAAGGAGAGTATGTGGCGGAACAGTTTGAGGACTGTTTATGCGCAGCTTGCTTGCATGAGCTGAAAGATGAGTTCAAAGCCAAACAGAAAGTTGATCTAAAAACCTGA